From the Oleiharenicola lentus genome, one window contains:
- a CDS encoding SpoIIE family protein phosphatase, with protein MDAAAIPILIVDDDPTTAAMLRGLVRNLGDGLSCASTCVTTGAAARREFGRGGYDLVLLDYQLPDEDGLTLLAALNAQPARRRPPVIMLTGAGSETVAVEAMKLGASDYLIKTALNHATLRRAISAALDRRRLEERLAESTDLLRRQHAQLETDLAMARVVQQALLPQDYPVFPPGVAADQSRLRFAHRWIPTHQVAGDFFAVLPVSATAAGVFLCDVMGHGVRAALITTHLRGLLHEHEAQAGDPGAFLTALNRHLQALLERVGETVFVTAAYAVVDAASGELLFANAGHPAPLHLERGASRVSPCLQPDGPGPALGLIPDFTYDTARRSFAAGDAVLLYTDGLYEAEDATGEQFGQKRLAAAVTARLGQQMAWLLDGLLADVQATRPPGAGPLPDDVCLVAAERVG; from the coding sequence ATGGATGCTGCCGCGATTCCGATCCTGATTGTTGACGACGATCCCACCACCGCGGCGATGCTGCGGGGTCTGGTGCGCAATCTCGGTGACGGGCTCTCGTGCGCGTCGACCTGCGTCACCACCGGGGCGGCGGCGCGGCGGGAGTTCGGCCGCGGCGGCTACGACCTCGTGCTGCTCGACTACCAGCTGCCCGACGAGGACGGTCTCACGCTGCTTGCGGCCCTGAACGCCCAGCCGGCGCGGCGGCGCCCGCCCGTGATCATGCTTACCGGCGCGGGCAGCGAGACGGTGGCGGTCGAGGCGATGAAGCTCGGCGCCAGCGACTACCTGATCAAGACCGCGTTGAACCACGCCACGCTGCGCCGCGCGATTTCCGCGGCGCTGGACCGGCGTCGGCTGGAGGAACGACTGGCCGAGTCCACCGACCTGCTCCGCCGGCAGCACGCGCAATTGGAAACCGACCTGGCCATGGCGCGCGTGGTGCAGCAGGCGTTGCTGCCGCAGGACTATCCGGTGTTCCCGCCCGGCGTCGCGGCGGACCAAAGCCGGCTCCGCTTCGCGCACCGCTGGATTCCCACGCACCAGGTGGCCGGGGATTTTTTTGCGGTCCTGCCGGTGTCGGCCACCGCGGCGGGCGTGTTCCTGTGCGATGTGATGGGCCACGGCGTGCGCGCCGCGCTCATCACGACCCACCTGCGCGGTCTCCTGCACGAGCACGAGGCGCAGGCCGGTGACCCCGGCGCCTTCCTCACCGCGCTCAACCGCCATCTGCAGGCGCTGTTGGAGCGCGTGGGCGAAACGGTTTTCGTGACGGCGGCCTACGCGGTGGTGGATGCGGCTTCGGGCGAACTGCTTTTCGCCAATGCCGGCCACCCCGCGCCGCTGCATCTGGAGCGCGGCGCCAGCCGGGTCTCACCGTGTCTTCAGCCCGATGGCCCGGGCCCGGCGCTCGGGCTGATACCGGATTTCACCTACGACACGGCGCGCCGGTCGTTCGCCGCGGGCGACGCCGTGCTGCTTTATACCGACGGGCTCTACGAGGCGGAAGACGCCACGGGCGAGCAGTTCGGCCAGAAACGCCTTGCGGCGGCCGTGACCGCTCGCCTGGGCCAGCAAATGGCCTGGCTGCTCGACGGTCTGTTGGCCGACGTGCAGGCCACGCGGCCACCCGGCGCCGGTCCGCTGCCGGATGACGTTTGTCTGGTGGCGGCGGAGCGGGTCGGTTGA
- a CDS encoding polysaccharide lyase: MLHPSLRPGRLLITACLLVTGSFAAEPPTAWRLDFDRADLGPISGEQLKALSPVPVLWAGGFTKGAEAGRFRIVESAGHGRALEALYPRGGVGPQQTGGQWLATLAPRDTYELEYRLRFGADFDWRKGGKLPGLAGGTVPTGGKFDPDGFTARYMWRANGRLVVYLYWAGQASATKDKGRQYGIDLDCGVTLERGRDYRLRQRVTLNTPGQPDGGLEVWVDDRPVLKRTDLLFRDTPAKRWQIDRFLFSTFHGGNDPTWAPAQDSTVEFDDFAVKP, encoded by the coding sequence ATGCTTCACCCCTCCCTGCGGCCGGGCCGCCTGCTGATTACCGCCTGCCTGCTGGTCACCGGATCGTTCGCCGCCGAGCCGCCCACCGCCTGGCGCCTGGATTTCGACCGGGCGGACCTCGGCCCGATCTCCGGCGAGCAGCTCAAGGCGCTCTCACCCGTGCCGGTGCTCTGGGCCGGTGGCTTCACCAAGGGCGCCGAGGCCGGGCGGTTCCGCATCGTGGAATCAGCCGGACACGGACGCGCGCTCGAGGCGCTTTATCCGCGGGGCGGGGTGGGGCCGCAGCAGACCGGCGGGCAGTGGCTCGCGACCTTGGCCCCGCGCGACACCTATGAGCTGGAATACCGCCTGCGCTTCGGGGCGGATTTTGACTGGCGCAAGGGCGGCAAGCTGCCCGGCTTGGCCGGCGGCACGGTGCCCACCGGCGGCAAGTTCGATCCCGACGGTTTCACCGCCCGCTACATGTGGCGCGCGAACGGCCGGCTCGTCGTGTATCTCTACTGGGCCGGCCAGGCCTCGGCGACGAAGGACAAGGGCCGGCAATACGGCATCGACCTGGACTGCGGCGTCACGCTGGAGCGCGGTCGCGACTACCGGCTGCGCCAGCGCGTGACGCTCAACACGCCGGGCCAGCCCGATGGCGGGCTAGAGGTGTGGGTGGACGACCGGCCGGTGTTGAAGCGCACCGACCTCCTCTTCCGCGACACGCCGGCCAAGCGCTGGCAGATCGACCGCTTCCTCTTCTCGACCTTCCACGGCGGCAACGACCCCACCTGGGCGCCCGCGCAGGATAGCACGGTGGAGTTCGACGACTTCGCCGTGAAACCCTGA
- a CDS encoding MFS transporter: MSASAPGAMPPPTRVRYGIVAFLFIVTTVNYADRATLSIVGPTLSKDLQLDSVALGWLLSAFSWTYVALQITGGWLLDRLGTKRVYQWSILTWSFFTFLQGFVGAVGAGMTAAVTLFTLRILLGAAEAPSFPANSRIVACWFPAAERGLASAIFNSAQYFSTVLFYPLMGALTHHLGWPWVFWSMGGLGLLIGLLWPRIIHSPRDHPRVNAAEVDHIRKGGGLVDLDGAKSAGAQTRPGLIWELLGNRMLVGIFIGQYCINVLTWFFLTWFPIYLVKERGLTILKVGFIAVLPALCGFVGGILGGWISDRLLKRGCSLSFARKLPIVTGLLLSVSMVACNYVNSTAAVIFFMSLAFFGKGVGALGWAVMSDVAPREAIGLSGGLFNTFGNLAGAITPIVIGYILAATGSFQWALVYVSAHAALAVASYLVIVGEIRRVELKAG; encoded by the coding sequence ATGAGCGCTTCCGCCCCCGGTGCCATGCCCCCACCCACCCGGGTCCGCTACGGCATCGTGGCGTTTCTGTTCATCGTCACGACGGTCAACTACGCCGACCGGGCGACACTTTCGATTGTCGGCCCGACCCTGAGCAAGGATCTGCAGCTCGACTCCGTCGCGCTGGGCTGGCTGCTGTCGGCCTTCTCCTGGACCTACGTGGCGCTGCAGATTACTGGCGGCTGGCTGCTCGACCGGCTCGGCACGAAGCGCGTCTACCAGTGGAGCATTCTCACGTGGTCCTTCTTCACCTTTCTGCAGGGCTTCGTCGGCGCGGTCGGCGCCGGCATGACGGCGGCGGTGACGCTCTTCACCCTGCGCATCCTGCTGGGCGCGGCGGAAGCGCCCTCGTTCCCGGCCAACAGCCGCATTGTGGCCTGCTGGTTCCCGGCCGCGGAGCGCGGGCTCGCCTCGGCCATCTTCAACTCCGCGCAGTATTTCTCGACGGTGTTGTTCTACCCGCTCATGGGTGCGCTCACGCACCACCTCGGCTGGCCGTGGGTATTCTGGAGCATGGGCGGGCTCGGATTGTTGATCGGTCTGCTCTGGCCGCGGATCATCCACAGCCCGCGCGACCATCCGCGGGTCAATGCGGCCGAGGTGGATCACATTCGGAAGGGCGGCGGCCTCGTGGATCTCGACGGCGCGAAGAGCGCCGGAGCGCAGACCCGGCCCGGCCTCATTTGGGAACTGCTCGGCAACCGCATGCTCGTCGGCATTTTCATCGGCCAATACTGCATCAACGTCCTTACCTGGTTTTTCCTGACCTGGTTCCCCATCTACCTCGTGAAGGAACGCGGCCTGACGATCCTCAAGGTCGGTTTCATCGCCGTGCTGCCCGCGCTCTGCGGTTTTGTTGGCGGCATTCTTGGCGGCTGGATTTCCGACCGGCTGCTGAAACGCGGCTGCTCGCTCAGCTTCGCGCGCAAGCTTCCGATCGTCACCGGCCTGTTGCTCTCGGTGAGCATGGTGGCCTGCAACTACGTGAATTCCACGGCGGCGGTGATCTTCTTCATGAGCCTGGCCTTCTTCGGCAAGGGCGTGGGTGCGCTCGGCTGGGCGGTGATGTCCGACGTCGCCCCGCGCGAGGCCATCGGCCTGAGCGGCGGGCTGTTCAACACCTTCGGCAACCTCGCCGGCGCGATCACCCCCATCGTGATCGGCTACATCCTCGCGGCCACCGGATCATTCCAATGGGCGCTCGTCTATGTGAGCGCACATGCCGCCCTGGCCGTGGCCAGCTACCTCGTGATCGTCGGCGAGATCCGGCGCGTGGAGTTGAAGGCGGGGTGA
- the holA gene encoding DNA polymerase III subunit delta: protein MPKATTKAFTFVCGPDDFLVNRLGKERFDALVAEAQADDFSREVINGFAGNVDEVEAAVNRFRDAVQTVPMFGGKRVVWLKDVSFLADNVTGRAEGTLKQVEALQEILEKVNPDEVAVVVTAAPVDRRRSFPKWCEANGDFTLTGGDGEGAAEALAGVALAEARACGVSFGDGALEILLTKVGSNTRLLTEEIHKLANYVGQDGGTIEAAHVVELTPNMAEGDFFEAAERFFAGDLPGTLRALQQHFFTGGDARPIISSLQNRNRILIQARVLIDAGDLRAPGPYGFDKAAWARAQGTYAKHFGGDTEKSAYNLFTQNQWYAGKLVSTGKLPTLRRLIDNQQEFLAAFETIIQRPNDQETVLREMAVRCLT, encoded by the coding sequence ATGCCCAAGGCCACGACCAAAGCGTTTACCTTCGTGTGCGGTCCCGACGACTTCCTCGTCAACCGCCTCGGCAAGGAGCGCTTCGATGCGCTGGTGGCCGAGGCGCAGGCCGACGACTTCTCCCGCGAGGTGATCAACGGCTTCGCGGGCAACGTGGACGAGGTCGAGGCCGCCGTGAACCGGTTCCGCGACGCCGTGCAGACCGTGCCGATGTTCGGCGGCAAGCGCGTGGTCTGGCTCAAGGACGTGAGTTTCCTCGCCGACAACGTCACCGGCCGCGCCGAGGGCACGCTCAAGCAGGTCGAGGCGCTGCAGGAGATTTTGGAGAAGGTGAACCCCGACGAGGTGGCGGTCGTGGTGACCGCCGCGCCGGTGGACCGCCGCCGCAGTTTCCCGAAGTGGTGCGAGGCCAACGGCGACTTCACGCTCACGGGCGGCGACGGCGAGGGCGCCGCCGAAGCGCTGGCGGGGGTGGCCCTGGCCGAGGCGCGGGCCTGCGGGGTCAGCTTCGGCGACGGCGCGCTGGAAATTTTGCTCACCAAGGTCGGCAGCAACACGCGCCTGCTCACCGAGGAGATCCACAAGCTCGCCAACTACGTCGGACAGGACGGCGGCACCATCGAGGCGGCGCACGTCGTCGAACTCACGCCCAACATGGCCGAGGGCGACTTCTTCGAGGCGGCCGAGCGGTTCTTCGCCGGCGACCTGCCCGGCACGCTGCGGGCGCTGCAGCAGCACTTCTTCACCGGCGGCGACGCCCGGCCGATCATCTCGTCGCTCCAGAATCGCAACCGCATCCTCATCCAGGCACGCGTGCTCATCGACGCCGGCGACCTGCGGGCGCCCGGCCCCTACGGTTTCGACAAGGCCGCGTGGGCCCGCGCGCAGGGCACCTACGCGAAGCACTTCGGCGGCGACACCGAGAAGAGCGCCTACAACCTCTTCACCCAGAACCAGTGGTATGCCGGCAAGCTCGTGAGCACCGGCAAGCTCCCGACCCTGCGCCGCCTGATCGACAACCAGCAGGAGTTCCTCGCCGCCTTCGAGACCATCATCCAGCGCCCCAACGACCAGGAAACCGTCCTCCGCGAGATGGCGGTGCGGTGCCTGACCTGA
- a CDS encoding UxaA family hydrolase produces MSTPLPFPAVGRLPAPGDNVAIAIRRLEAGTVVLLDSGARTLAHTVLEGHRFTVRPVAAGEALLSWGLPFGHALTAIPAGTYVCNQSILDWLVLRRVELTIPTQPNFADHLVPFVLDEAALRPAPPVELVPQPRNFAGYRRPGQRGVGTRNTIVILGTTSRTASFARQLAARLQALARVHPSLDGIVAVAHTEGGGPGEPNNSAEILRALAGFMVHPNVGAVLAVDYGVEPVNNARLQAFMRERGYPLADVPHAFLSITRGLSAALAEGEALVRGWLPAVAAQRRTAEPLAHLRVALQCGGSDAFSGVSGNPLAGAMVHELVRHGGIGVLCETDELAGAESYLMKNVRDAATARALLDRIARFKERLAWHGVTPESNPSAGNKLRGLYNITLKSLGAVHKKDPRSRIDHVIDYADPLGAPGFYFMDSPGNDLEGIAGQVGAGCNLFLFVTGNGSITNFPFVPTLKLTTTTRRHELLVHEMDINAGRYLDGESFASLAAESFELLIASASGQKTKGELAGHSQASLWRNWRQTDTSRLAEIRARPAPDGKPLVARLDPKARGDGRSGEKRAEVSTLHLYPNGPRFGAERVGLVMPTSMCSAQIARLAADRMNATGLAGRLGLDRFVALAHSEGCGFGGETMYHLLHRTYRGYATHPNVAAALLLEHGCEKVPNDVMKRQFESANLPLDRFGWASVQLDGGIDKALGRVGAWFESALASRPATTRVPAGLGALTVGVLSAGPLGPAGTAALAGALEEILAAGGSVLIPEGDRLLADERFRGALLGRTAPHATLAYGQPLTDAGLHVVQTDTDHWTENLAGLGACGVQVFLGIVGDTPQQGHPLLPLWQLAEAGTLSPGAAEDVDLMLAGEAADAGTILGLVAAAVSGERSPKANAGGFVDFQLSRGLLGVTT; encoded by the coding sequence ATGAGCACCCCGTTGCCCTTCCCTGCTGTCGGCCGGTTGCCCGCCCCGGGCGACAATGTCGCCATCGCCATCCGGCGGCTCGAGGCCGGCACGGTGGTCCTGCTCGACTCCGGCGCGCGCACCCTCGCGCACACCGTGCTGGAGGGACACCGCTTCACCGTGCGCCCGGTCGCGGCTGGCGAGGCGTTGCTCTCCTGGGGTCTGCCGTTCGGGCACGCGCTCACCGCGATCCCGGCGGGCACCTACGTCTGCAACCAGTCCATTCTCGACTGGCTGGTGTTGCGCCGCGTGGAGCTGACGATTCCGACGCAGCCGAATTTCGCGGATCACCTCGTGCCCTTCGTGCTCGATGAGGCGGCTCTGCGTCCCGCGCCCCCCGTCGAACTTGTCCCGCAACCCCGCAACTTCGCCGGCTACCGCCGTCCCGGCCAACGCGGCGTCGGCACGCGCAACACCATTGTCATTCTCGGCACGACCTCGCGCACGGCGAGTTTCGCGCGGCAGCTGGCCGCCCGTCTGCAGGCGCTGGCGCGCGTGCATCCTTCCCTCGACGGCATCGTGGCGGTCGCGCACACCGAGGGCGGCGGTCCGGGCGAGCCCAACAACAGCGCGGAGATCCTGCGCGCGCTCGCCGGCTTCATGGTGCATCCGAATGTCGGCGCGGTGCTCGCGGTGGACTACGGTGTCGAGCCCGTGAACAACGCGCGGCTTCAGGCCTTCATGCGCGAGCGCGGCTACCCGCTGGCCGACGTGCCCCACGCGTTCCTCAGCATCACGCGCGGTCTCTCTGCTGCGCTCGCCGAGGGCGAGGCGCTCGTGCGCGGCTGGTTGCCCGCCGTCGCCGCCCAGCGCCGCACCGCCGAGCCGCTGGCGCACCTGCGCGTGGCGTTGCAATGCGGCGGCTCCGACGCCTTCTCCGGCGTCTCCGGCAACCCGCTCGCCGGCGCGATGGTGCACGAGCTGGTCCGCCACGGCGGCATCGGCGTGCTCTGCGAAACCGACGAGCTCGCCGGCGCCGAGTCCTACCTGATGAAGAACGTGCGCGACGCCGCCACCGCGCGCGCGTTGCTCGACCGGATTGCGCGTTTCAAGGAGCGCCTCGCGTGGCATGGCGTCACGCCCGAGAGCAATCCCTCCGCCGGCAACAAGCTGCGCGGCCTCTACAACATCACGCTCAAGTCGCTGGGCGCCGTCCACAAGAAGGACCCGCGCTCGCGCATCGACCATGTGATCGACTACGCCGACCCGCTCGGCGCGCCGGGCTTCTACTTCATGGACAGCCCGGGCAACGACCTCGAGGGCATCGCCGGCCAGGTCGGCGCGGGCTGCAACCTGTTCCTCTTCGTCACGGGCAACGGTTCGATCACGAACTTCCCCTTCGTTCCCACGCTCAAGCTCACCACGACCACGCGGCGGCACGAGCTGCTCGTGCACGAGATGGACATCAACGCCGGGCGCTACCTCGACGGTGAAAGCTTCGCGTCGCTCGCCGCGGAGTCGTTCGAACTCTTGATTGCGTCCGCCTCCGGCCAAAAGACGAAGGGTGAGCTCGCCGGACACTCGCAGGCCTCGCTCTGGCGCAACTGGCGACAGACCGACACCTCGCGCCTCGCCGAGATCCGCGCGCGGCCCGCACCGGACGGCAAGCCGCTGGTGGCGCGACTTGACCCCAAGGCGCGGGGGGATGGACGCAGCGGGGAAAAGCGCGCTGAGGTCAGCACGCTCCACCTCTATCCGAACGGCCCGCGCTTCGGCGCGGAGCGCGTCGGCCTCGTGATGCCGACCAGCATGTGTTCGGCGCAGATCGCGCGCCTGGCGGCCGACCGCATGAACGCCACGGGTCTCGCCGGCCGGCTCGGCCTCGACCGCTTTGTGGCGCTCGCGCACTCCGAGGGCTGCGGCTTTGGCGGCGAGACGATGTATCACCTGTTGCACCGCACCTACCGCGGCTACGCCACGCACCCCAACGTCGCCGCGGCGCTCCTGCTCGAACACGGCTGCGAAAAGGTGCCAAACGACGTTATGAAGCGCCAGTTCGAGTCGGCCAACCTCCCGCTCGACCGGTTCGGCTGGGCGAGCGTGCAGCTCGACGGCGGCATCGACAAGGCGCTCGGCCGCGTGGGCGCGTGGTTTGAGAGCGCCCTCGCTTCGCGGCCCGCCACGACGCGGGTGCCGGCCGGGCTCGGGGCGCTCACCGTCGGCGTGCTGTCAGCCGGTCCTCTCGGCCCGGCCGGCACCGCGGCGCTCGCCGGCGCGCTCGAGGAAATCCTCGCGGCCGGCGGCTCGGTGCTTATCCCCGAGGGCGACCGGCTGCTGGCGGATGAGCGTTTCCGCGGCGCCTTGCTCGGGCGCACCGCCCCGCACGCCACGCTCGCCTATGGGCAACCGCTCACCGACGCGGGCCTGCACGTCGTGCAAACCGACACCGACCACTGGACGGAAAACCTCGCCGGCCTGGGCGCCTGCGGGGTGCAGGTGTTCCTTGGCATCGTCGGAGACACTCCCCAGCAGGGCCACCCGCTGCTGCCGCTCTGGCAGCTGGCGGAGGCCGGCACACTGTCGCCCGGCGCGGCCGAGGATGTGGATCTCATGCTCGCCGGTGAAGCGGCGGACGCCGGCACCATCCTCGGGCTCGTGGCCGCCGCGGTTTCCGGCGAGCGTTCGCCCAAGGCCAATGCCGGCGGCTTCGTGGACTTCCAGCTGAGCCGCGGCTTGCTCGGGGTGACGACCTGA
- a CDS encoding 6-phosphofructokinase, protein MAEELTGNCLIGQTGGPTAVINASVAGVVAEALNHECIEEVYGALNGVHGLLGEDLVDLAAESQQAMRGLRYTPGAALGSCRGKLKKPADFERVLAVFKAHNIRYYFHIGDGESQETAAKLAETAAAAGYELRVIGIPKAVENDLAATDHCPGYGSAIKFIGATVKELSLDADAIGQGDLVTIIEVMGRNTGWLAAGASLAKRRDHPNDPPHLVYLPEVPFANDKFLDDVRRVLKREKHCVVVVGEGLVDKDGNYVSVETSASDAGHAQLGGVGETLKDLVEGQLGAKARVARLGVGQRAAAHLASKADADEAFLAGQAAVKAAVNGESGKLVTLLRGDGDAYTCETGLTSLADVVGNLKRLPKEWINEDGVSLNFQFFRYATPLIQGEIAVPYENGLPAYAKLGKDSVDKTLPSYEG, encoded by the coding sequence ATGGCAGAAGAACTCACAGGTAACTGTCTTATCGGCCAGACCGGCGGCCCGACCGCCGTCATCAACGCCAGCGTCGCCGGCGTTGTCGCCGAGGCCCTCAATCATGAATGCATCGAGGAAGTCTATGGCGCGCTGAACGGCGTGCATGGTCTTCTGGGCGAAGACCTCGTGGACCTGGCCGCCGAGTCCCAGCAGGCCATGCGCGGCCTCCGCTACACCCCCGGCGCCGCCCTCGGTTCCTGCCGCGGCAAGCTGAAGAAGCCCGCCGACTTCGAGCGCGTGCTCGCCGTCTTCAAGGCGCACAACATCCGCTATTACTTCCACATCGGCGACGGCGAGTCCCAAGAGACCGCCGCCAAGCTCGCCGAGACCGCCGCCGCCGCCGGTTACGAGCTCCGCGTCATTGGCATCCCGAAGGCCGTCGAGAACGACCTCGCCGCCACCGACCACTGCCCCGGCTACGGCAGCGCCATCAAGTTCATCGGCGCCACCGTCAAGGAGCTGTCCCTCGACGCCGACGCCATCGGCCAGGGCGACCTCGTGACGATCATCGAGGTCATGGGCCGCAACACCGGCTGGCTCGCCGCCGGCGCCTCGCTCGCCAAGCGCCGCGACCATCCGAACGATCCCCCGCACCTCGTTTACCTCCCCGAGGTTCCTTTCGCCAACGACAAGTTCCTCGACGACGTCCGCCGCGTGCTCAAGCGCGAGAAACACTGCGTGGTCGTCGTGGGCGAGGGCCTCGTGGACAAGGACGGCAACTACGTCTCCGTCGAGACCAGCGCCAGCGATGCCGGCCATGCCCAGCTCGGCGGTGTCGGTGAGACGCTCAAGGACCTCGTCGAAGGCCAGCTTGGCGCGAAGGCCCGCGTGGCCCGCCTCGGCGTCGGTCAGCGCGCCGCCGCCCACCTCGCCTCCAAGGCCGATGCCGACGAGGCCTTCCTCGCCGGCCAGGCTGCGGTCAAGGCCGCCGTCAACGGCGAGTCCGGCAAGCTCGTCACACTCCTGCGCGGCGACGGCGACGCCTACACCTGCGAGACCGGACTCACCTCCCTCGCCGATGTGGTCGGCAACCTGAAGCGCCTGCCCAAGGAGTGGATCAACGAGGACGGCGTGAGCCTGAACTTCCAGTTCTTCCGCTACGCCACCCCGCTCATCCAGGGCGAGATCGCTGTGCCCTACGAGAACGGCCTGCCGGCCTACGCCAAGCTCGGCAAGGACAGCGTGGACAAGACGCTCCCGAGCTACGAGGGCTGA
- the purB gene encoding adenylosuccinate lyase, which yields MNNPTSTVSADPIPNVLAERYASPAMREIWSAHGRILLERDFWIAVMKAQRDLGVAIPAEAIKDYERVRDDVSLDRIKERERVTLHDVKARLEEFSDLAQRQFIHLGLTSRDLTENVEQLQVARALKLVNFKAVAALNLLARRAAEFRDVMITGRTHNVPAQPTTLGKRLAMFGQEMLLAQARLEDLIARYPVRGLKGAVGTQLDQLTLLGGDTDKVDQLESRIIKHLGFKAKFNAVGQVYPRSLDFDTVSALHQVGAAAASCATTLRLMAGAGLLTEGFQQGQVGSSAMPHKVNARNCERVCGFSTILSGYVTMTANLAGHQWNEGDVSCSVVRRVALADACFAIDGLFETFLTVLRQMEAFPAAIAAENERNLPFLATTTILMEAVKNGAGRETAHEAIKEHALAAAKALRTGGDADLLARLAGDKRVGLGKKKLTEILRENERFVGAAPHQVDAFVATVEPLVKKHKGAADYQPGKLL from the coding sequence GTGAACAATCCGACGTCCACCGTTTCCGCCGACCCCATCCCCAACGTGCTCGCCGAGCGCTACGCCTCGCCGGCCATGCGCGAAATCTGGTCGGCCCACGGGCGCATCCTGCTGGAGCGCGACTTCTGGATCGCGGTGATGAAGGCCCAGCGCGACCTCGGTGTCGCCATCCCCGCGGAGGCCATCAAGGACTACGAGCGCGTGCGCGACGACGTGAGCCTCGACCGCATCAAGGAGCGCGAACGCGTCACCCTCCACGACGTGAAGGCCCGCCTCGAGGAGTTCTCCGACCTCGCCCAGCGCCAGTTCATCCACCTCGGCCTCACCAGCCGCGACCTCACGGAAAACGTCGAGCAGCTCCAGGTCGCCCGCGCGCTGAAGCTCGTGAACTTCAAGGCCGTCGCCGCGCTCAACCTCCTCGCGCGCCGCGCCGCGGAGTTCCGCGACGTCATGATCACGGGCCGCACGCACAACGTGCCCGCCCAACCCACCACGCTCGGCAAGCGCCTCGCCATGTTCGGCCAGGAAATGCTGCTCGCGCAGGCCCGGCTCGAGGATCTCATCGCCCGTTACCCGGTGCGCGGCCTCAAGGGCGCGGTCGGCACGCAGCTTGACCAGCTCACGCTCCTCGGCGGCGACACCGACAAGGTGGACCAGCTCGAGAGCCGCATCATCAAGCACCTTGGCTTCAAGGCGAAGTTCAACGCCGTCGGCCAGGTCTATCCGCGCTCGCTCGATTTCGACACCGTGAGCGCGCTGCACCAAGTTGGCGCCGCCGCCGCGAGCTGCGCCACCACGCTGCGCCTGATGGCCGGCGCGGGCCTGCTCACCGAGGGTTTCCAACAGGGCCAGGTCGGCTCCTCCGCGATGCCGCACAAGGTCAACGCCCGCAACTGCGAGCGCGTCTGCGGCTTTTCCACCATCCTCTCCGGCTACGTCACGATGACCGCCAACCTCGCCGGCCACCAGTGGAACGAGGGCGACGTCTCCTGCTCGGTCGTGCGCCGCGTGGCGCTGGCCGACGCCTGCTTCGCGATCGACGGCCTGTTTGAGACCTTCCTCACCGTGCTGCGCCAGATGGAAGCGTTCCCCGCCGCCATCGCCGCCGAGAACGAGCGCAACCTGCCCTTCCTCGCGACCACCACAATCCTGATGGAGGCCGTGAAAAACGGCGCCGGCCGCGAGACCGCGCACGAAGCAATCAAGGAGCACGCGCTCGCCGCCGCCAAGGCCCTGCGCACGGGTGGCGACGCCGATCTCCTCGCACGCCTCGCCGGCGACAAGCGCGTCGGCCTCGGCAAAAAGAAACTCACCGAGATCCTGCGCGAGAACGAGCGCTTCGTCGGCGCCGCCCCGCACCAGGTGGACGCCTTCGTTGCCACGGTCGAGCCGCTCGTGAAGAAGCACAAGGGCGCCGCTGACTACCAGCCGGGCAAGCTGCTGTAA
- the kdgD gene encoding 5-dehydro-4-deoxyglucarate dehydratase, with product MTPEVLKRTMSSGLLSFPVTDFNAAGDFRADTYRQRLEWLMPYGATVLFAAGGTGEFFSLTPADYGAVVKTAVDTCRDGVPIVAGVGGPTRQAIAYAQEAEKLGAQGVLLLPHYLTEAGQEGLAAHVEAVCRSVKFGVIIYNRGACRLQADTLAKLAERCPNLVGFKDGIGEIELMVSIRRKLGDRFAYLGGLPTAEVYAAAYKALGVPVYSSAVFNFIPKTAMDFYRAVAADDHATMGRLLDTFFLPYLEIRNRKPGYAVSIIKAGAKIVGHDAGPVRPPLVDLSAEESAKLAALIQALGPQ from the coding sequence ATGACTCCTGAAGTGCTGAAGCGAACCATGTCGTCCGGGCTGCTCTCCTTCCCGGTCACCGATTTCAACGCCGCCGGCGATTTCCGCGCCGACACCTACCGCCAGCGCCTCGAGTGGCTGATGCCCTACGGCGCCACCGTGCTCTTCGCCGCGGGCGGCACGGGCGAATTTTTCTCCCTGACGCCGGCCGATTATGGCGCGGTCGTGAAGACGGCCGTGGACACCTGCCGCGACGGCGTGCCGATCGTCGCCGGAGTCGGCGGCCCGACGCGCCAGGCCATCGCCTACGCGCAGGAAGCCGAGAAACTCGGCGCGCAGGGCGTGCTGCTGCTGCCCCATTATCTGACCGAGGCCGGCCAGGAAGGTCTCGCCGCCCATGTCGAAGCCGTGTGCCGCAGCGTGAAGTTCGGCGTGATCATCTACAATCGCGGCGCCTGCCGCCTCCAGGCCGACACCCTCGCGAAACTCGCCGAGCGCTGCCCGAACCTCGTCGGCTTCAAGGACGGCATCGGCGAAATCGAGCTGATGGTGTCCATCCGCCGCAAGCTCGGTGACCGCTTCGCCTACCTCGGCGGCCTGCCGACCGCGGAGGTCTATGCCGCGGCCTACAAGGCGCTGGGCGTGCCGGTGTATTCGTCGGCCGTGTTTAATTTCATCCCGAAGACGGCGATGGATTTTTACCGCGCGGTGGCGGCGGACGACCACGCGACGATGGGCCGGCTGCTCGACACGTTCTTCCTGCCCTACCTCGAGATCCGCAACCGCAAGCCCGGCTACGCCGTGAGCATCATCAAGGCCGGCGCAAAAATCGTCGGCCACGACGCCGGCCCCGTGCGCCCGCCGCTGGTGGATTTGAGCGCCGAGGAATCGGCCAAGCTCGCGGCGTTGATCCAGGCGCTCGGCCCGCAGTAA